A window from Corvus cornix cornix isolate S_Up_H32 chromosome 8, ASM73873v5, whole genome shotgun sequence encodes these proteins:
- the RAVER2 gene encoding ribonucleoprotein PTB-binding 2 isoform X3: MDSSSFKTLPLHLEEIHDLFKDYEIKYCYVDRNKRTAFVTLLNGEQAQSAIRKFHQYSLRGKEISVQLQPTDALLCITNLPLSLRIEEFEELVRAYGNVERCFLVYSELTGHSKGYGFVEYMKKDSAAKARLELLGKQLEESTLFAQWMDVNQLTTNLIHSKCLCVDKLQKDCADSKELIQAFSLKYKPVFCQFAQDEDGGSGDFAVVEYETAEQAESVRGAMDGVSINGKRVQVSFCAPGAPGRSTLAALIAAQRMMRNNRKGLLPEPNPVQIMKSFNNPAMLQMLLQPQLRGHTVKPVLGASAGLPHLINSAVGSPFLQLNKVHQSSILGSTSNLLLQSPAHLPLPQQQLLKMENMQANSKPGLLGEPPTMLLQTVLGIGVMPAVSSGLATRGEALKSAAGMGMLPFFPNQHIVGQALPGPNNASDKAAAEAVPGAQPFPQALPSLPAGALRAGHSKPPSQLKNSDSNLGTPLKKQTSLLGEPPKEIRLSTNPYLNLASVLPGICLPAAIASKASSPPQQTSLPNNVMDAAVSQGTASQHAMENYFSYSQQPGEYPQEAVQQWYQHYAQAHHSTQARVDGFENEASEESPGGSFPDYSTCLQVVPALLSGAQGSQPGLQPPAANPLKKVAPKRSSSYLMSSPEPGSVEFPAPGGAVRYSESSLKKKRVY, translated from the exons GAAATCCACGACTTGTTTAAAGATTATGAAATCAAATATTGTTACGTGGACAGGAATAAAAGAACAG CTTTTGTCACCCTGTTAAACGGGGAGCAGGCCCAGAGCGCCATCCGGAAGTTCCACCAGTATTCCCTCCGTGGGAAGGAGATCTCCGTGCAGCTCCAGCCAACGGATGCTCTGCTGTGCATCACCAACCTGCCCCTTTCCCTCAGGATAGAGGAGTTTGAGGAACTGGTGCGTGCCTATGGCAACGTGGAGAGGTGTTTCCTGGTCTACAGCGAGCTCACCGGCCATTCCAAGGGCTATGGATTCGTGGAATACATGAAGAAGGACTCTGctgccaaggccaggctggaactCCTGGgcaagcagctggaggagagcacTCTGTTTGCACAGTGGATGGATGTGAACCAGCTGACCACAAACCTTATTCACTCCAAGTGCCTTTGTGTGGATAAATTACAAAAAGACTGCGCTGATTCGAAAGAACTGATCCAGGCTTTCTCCCTGAAGTACAAACCTGTCTTCTGCCAG TTTGCCCAGGATGAGGACGGCGGCAGCGGGGACTTCGCCGTGGTGGAGTACGAGACCGCGGAGCAGGCGGAGAGCGTGCGAGGGGCCATGGATGGGGTGTCCATCAACGGCAAGAGGGTGCAGGTGTCCTTTTGTGCCCCTGGAGCACCAGGCAGGAGCACCTTGGCAGCTCTGATAGCAGCACAAAGGATG ATGAGGAACAATAGGAAGGGCTTGCTTCCAGAGCCAAATCCAGTGCAGATCATGAAGAGTTTCAATAATCCAGCAatgctgcagatgctgctgcagccccagttGCGTGGCCACACTGTTAAACCTG TTCTTGGAGCATCTGCAGGTTTACCTCACCTCATAAATTCAGCAGTGGGCTCACCTTTTTTGCAGCTGAATAAAGTTCATCAG AGCTCAATTCTGGGGAGCACCTccaacctgctgctgcagagccctgctcacctgcccctgccccagcagcagctcctgaagatGGAAAACATGCAGGCAAACAGT aAACCAGGTTTGCTGGGAGAACCTCCAACAATGCTCCTGCAGACAGTACTGGGGATAGGGGTGATGCCAGCAGTGAGCTCAGGCCTGGCAACACGAGGAGAAGCTCTCAAGT cagcagcagggatgggcatGCTGCCATTCTTCCCAAATCAGCACATTGTTGGACAAGCTCTTCCCGGGCCAAACAATGCTTCAGACAAAGCCGCAGCCGAGGCCGTGCCGGGAGCGCAGCCCTTCCCTCAGGCCCTGCCCAGCCTTCCCGCCGGAGCTCTGCGGGCTGGCCACTCCAAACCACCCAGCCAGCTCAAAAACTCCGACTCAAACCTGGGG ACTCCCTTGAAGAAACAGACTTCTCTGCTTGGGGAACCCCCAAAAGAAATTCGGCTGAGCACCAACCCCTACTTGAATTTGGCAAGTGTTTTGCCTGGCATCTGTCTGCCAG CAGCAATTGCCAGCAAAGCCTCCAGTCCTCCACAGCAGACCAGCCTTCCAAACAATGTCATGGATGCTGCTGTGTCTCAGGGAACTGCATCACAACATgcaatggaaaattatttcagttactcccagcagcctggggaatACCCACAG GAGGCTGTCCAGCAGTGGTACCAACATTATGCTCAGGCACATCACTCTACCCAGGCCAGAGTGGATGGCTTTGAAAATGAAGCCTCTGAG GAATCTCCAGGTGGATCTTTCCCAGACTACAGCACCTGCCTGCAGGTGGTGCCTGCCCTTTTGAGTGGAGCCCAGGGATCCCAGCCGGGCTTGCAGCCTCCTGCAGCAAACCCCTTAAAGAAG GTGGCCCCGAAGCGCAGCTCCTCGTACCTCATGTCCTCCCCCGAGCCCGGCTCCGTGGAATTCCCGGCTCCCGGCGGGGCCGTGCGCTACTCGGAATCCTCCCTCAAGAAGAAGCGCGTGTATTGA
- the RAVER2 gene encoding ribonucleoprotein PTB-binding 2 isoform X5, with amino-acid sequence MDSSSFKTLPLHLEEIHDLFKDYEIKYCYVDRNKRTAFVTLLNGEQAQSAIRKFHQYSLRGKEISVQLQPTDALLCITNLPLSLRIEEFEELVRAYGNVERCFLVYSELTGHSKGYGFVEYMKKDSAAKARLELLGKQLEESTLFAQWMDVNQLTTNLIHSKCLCVDKLQKDCADSKELIQAFSLKYKPVFCQFAQDEDGGSGDFAVVEYETAEQAESVRGAMDGVSINGKRVQVSFCAPGAPGRSTLAALIAAQRMMRNNRKGLLPEPNPVQIMKSFNNPAMLQMLLQPQLRGHTVKPVLGASAGLPHLINSAVGSPFLQLNKVHQSSILGSTSNLLLQSPAHLPLPQQQLLKMENMQANSKPGLLGEPPTMLLQTVLGIGVMPAVSSGLATRGEALKSAAAGMGMLPFFPNQHIVGQALPGPNNASDKAAAEAVPGAQPFPQALPSLPAGALRAGHSKPPSQLKNSDSNLGTPLKKQTSLLGEPPKEIRLSTNPYLNLASVLPGICLPAAIASKASSPPQQTSLPNNVMDAAVSQGTASQHAMENYFSYSQQPGEYPQVAPKRSSSYLMSSPEPGSVEFPAPGGAVRYSESSLKKKRVY; translated from the exons GAAATCCACGACTTGTTTAAAGATTATGAAATCAAATATTGTTACGTGGACAGGAATAAAAGAACAG CTTTTGTCACCCTGTTAAACGGGGAGCAGGCCCAGAGCGCCATCCGGAAGTTCCACCAGTATTCCCTCCGTGGGAAGGAGATCTCCGTGCAGCTCCAGCCAACGGATGCTCTGCTGTGCATCACCAACCTGCCCCTTTCCCTCAGGATAGAGGAGTTTGAGGAACTGGTGCGTGCCTATGGCAACGTGGAGAGGTGTTTCCTGGTCTACAGCGAGCTCACCGGCCATTCCAAGGGCTATGGATTCGTGGAATACATGAAGAAGGACTCTGctgccaaggccaggctggaactCCTGGgcaagcagctggaggagagcacTCTGTTTGCACAGTGGATGGATGTGAACCAGCTGACCACAAACCTTATTCACTCCAAGTGCCTTTGTGTGGATAAATTACAAAAAGACTGCGCTGATTCGAAAGAACTGATCCAGGCTTTCTCCCTGAAGTACAAACCTGTCTTCTGCCAG TTTGCCCAGGATGAGGACGGCGGCAGCGGGGACTTCGCCGTGGTGGAGTACGAGACCGCGGAGCAGGCGGAGAGCGTGCGAGGGGCCATGGATGGGGTGTCCATCAACGGCAAGAGGGTGCAGGTGTCCTTTTGTGCCCCTGGAGCACCAGGCAGGAGCACCTTGGCAGCTCTGATAGCAGCACAAAGGATG ATGAGGAACAATAGGAAGGGCTTGCTTCCAGAGCCAAATCCAGTGCAGATCATGAAGAGTTTCAATAATCCAGCAatgctgcagatgctgctgcagccccagttGCGTGGCCACACTGTTAAACCTG TTCTTGGAGCATCTGCAGGTTTACCTCACCTCATAAATTCAGCAGTGGGCTCACCTTTTTTGCAGCTGAATAAAGTTCATCAG AGCTCAATTCTGGGGAGCACCTccaacctgctgctgcagagccctgctcacctgcccctgccccagcagcagctcctgaagatGGAAAACATGCAGGCAAACAGT aAACCAGGTTTGCTGGGAGAACCTCCAACAATGCTCCTGCAGACAGTACTGGGGATAGGGGTGATGCCAGCAGTGAGCTCAGGCCTGGCAACACGAGGAGAAGCTCTCAAGT cagcagcagcagggatgggcatGCTGCCATTCTTCCCAAATCAGCACATTGTTGGACAAGCTCTTCCCGGGCCAAACAATGCTTCAGACAAAGCCGCAGCCGAGGCCGTGCCGGGAGCGCAGCCCTTCCCTCAGGCCCTGCCCAGCCTTCCCGCCGGAGCTCTGCGGGCTGGCCACTCCAAACCACCCAGCCAGCTCAAAAACTCCGACTCAAACCTGGGG ACTCCCTTGAAGAAACAGACTTCTCTGCTTGGGGAACCCCCAAAAGAAATTCGGCTGAGCACCAACCCCTACTTGAATTTGGCAAGTGTTTTGCCTGGCATCTGTCTGCCAG CAGCAATTGCCAGCAAAGCCTCCAGTCCTCCACAGCAGACCAGCCTTCCAAACAATGTCATGGATGCTGCTGTGTCTCAGGGAACTGCATCACAACATgcaatggaaaattatttcagttactcccagcagcctggggaatACCCACAG GTGGCCCCGAAGCGCAGCTCCTCGTACCTCATGTCCTCCCCCGAGCCCGGCTCCGTGGAATTCCCGGCTCCCGGCGGGGCCGTGCGCTACTCGGAATCCTCCCTCAAGAAGAAGCGCGTGTATTGA
- the RAVER2 gene encoding ribonucleoprotein PTB-binding 2 isoform X2, producing the protein MDSSSFKTLPLHLEEIHDLFKDYEIKYCYVDRNKRTAFVTLLNGEQAQSAIRKFHQYSLRGKEISVQLQPTDALLCITNLPLSLRIEEFEELVRAYGNVERCFLVYSELTGHSKGYGFVEYMKKDSAAKARLELLGKQLEESTLFAQWMDVNQLTTNLIHSKCLCVDKLQKDCADSKELIQAFSLKYKPVFCQFAQDEDGGSGDFAVVEYETAEQAESVRGAMDGVSINGKRVQVSFCAPGAPGRSTLAALIAAQRMMRNNRKGLLPEPNPVQIMKSFNNPAMLQMLLQPQLRGHTVKPVLGASAGLPHLINSAVGSPFLQLNKVHQSSILGSTSNLLLQSPAHLPLPQQQLLKMENMQANSKPGLLGEPPTMLLQTVLGIGVMPAVSSGLATRGEALKSAAAGMGMLPFFPNQHIVGQALPGPNNASDKAAAEAVPGAQPFPQALPSLPAGALRAGHSKPPSQLKNSDSNLGTPLKKQTSLLGEPPKEIRLSTNPYLNLASVLPGICLPAIASKASSPPQQTSLPNNVMDAAVSQGTASQHAMENYFSYSQQPGEYPQEAVQQWYQHYAQAHHSTQARVDGFENEASEESPGGSFPDYSTCLQVVPALLSGAQGSQPGLQPPAANPLKKVAPKRSSSYLMSSPEPGSVEFPAPGGAVRYSESSLKKKRVY; encoded by the exons GAAATCCACGACTTGTTTAAAGATTATGAAATCAAATATTGTTACGTGGACAGGAATAAAAGAACAG CTTTTGTCACCCTGTTAAACGGGGAGCAGGCCCAGAGCGCCATCCGGAAGTTCCACCAGTATTCCCTCCGTGGGAAGGAGATCTCCGTGCAGCTCCAGCCAACGGATGCTCTGCTGTGCATCACCAACCTGCCCCTTTCCCTCAGGATAGAGGAGTTTGAGGAACTGGTGCGTGCCTATGGCAACGTGGAGAGGTGTTTCCTGGTCTACAGCGAGCTCACCGGCCATTCCAAGGGCTATGGATTCGTGGAATACATGAAGAAGGACTCTGctgccaaggccaggctggaactCCTGGgcaagcagctggaggagagcacTCTGTTTGCACAGTGGATGGATGTGAACCAGCTGACCACAAACCTTATTCACTCCAAGTGCCTTTGTGTGGATAAATTACAAAAAGACTGCGCTGATTCGAAAGAACTGATCCAGGCTTTCTCCCTGAAGTACAAACCTGTCTTCTGCCAG TTTGCCCAGGATGAGGACGGCGGCAGCGGGGACTTCGCCGTGGTGGAGTACGAGACCGCGGAGCAGGCGGAGAGCGTGCGAGGGGCCATGGATGGGGTGTCCATCAACGGCAAGAGGGTGCAGGTGTCCTTTTGTGCCCCTGGAGCACCAGGCAGGAGCACCTTGGCAGCTCTGATAGCAGCACAAAGGATG ATGAGGAACAATAGGAAGGGCTTGCTTCCAGAGCCAAATCCAGTGCAGATCATGAAGAGTTTCAATAATCCAGCAatgctgcagatgctgctgcagccccagttGCGTGGCCACACTGTTAAACCTG TTCTTGGAGCATCTGCAGGTTTACCTCACCTCATAAATTCAGCAGTGGGCTCACCTTTTTTGCAGCTGAATAAAGTTCATCAG AGCTCAATTCTGGGGAGCACCTccaacctgctgctgcagagccctgctcacctgcccctgccccagcagcagctcctgaagatGGAAAACATGCAGGCAAACAGT aAACCAGGTTTGCTGGGAGAACCTCCAACAATGCTCCTGCAGACAGTACTGGGGATAGGGGTGATGCCAGCAGTGAGCTCAGGCCTGGCAACACGAGGAGAAGCTCTCAAGT cagcagcagcagggatgggcatGCTGCCATTCTTCCCAAATCAGCACATTGTTGGACAAGCTCTTCCCGGGCCAAACAATGCTTCAGACAAAGCCGCAGCCGAGGCCGTGCCGGGAGCGCAGCCCTTCCCTCAGGCCCTGCCCAGCCTTCCCGCCGGAGCTCTGCGGGCTGGCCACTCCAAACCACCCAGCCAGCTCAAAAACTCCGACTCAAACCTGGGG ACTCCCTTGAAGAAACAGACTTCTCTGCTTGGGGAACCCCCAAAAGAAATTCGGCTGAGCACCAACCCCTACTTGAATTTGGCAAGTGTTTTGCCTGGCATCTGTCTGCCAG CAATTGCCAGCAAAGCCTCCAGTCCTCCACAGCAGACCAGCCTTCCAAACAATGTCATGGATGCTGCTGTGTCTCAGGGAACTGCATCACAACATgcaatggaaaattatttcagttactcccagcagcctggggaatACCCACAG GAGGCTGTCCAGCAGTGGTACCAACATTATGCTCAGGCACATCACTCTACCCAGGCCAGAGTGGATGGCTTTGAAAATGAAGCCTCTGAG GAATCTCCAGGTGGATCTTTCCCAGACTACAGCACCTGCCTGCAGGTGGTGCCTGCCCTTTTGAGTGGAGCCCAGGGATCCCAGCCGGGCTTGCAGCCTCCTGCAGCAAACCCCTTAAAGAAG GTGGCCCCGAAGCGCAGCTCCTCGTACCTCATGTCCTCCCCCGAGCCCGGCTCCGTGGAATTCCCGGCTCCCGGCGGGGCCGTGCGCTACTCGGAATCCTCCCTCAAGAAGAAGCGCGTGTATTGA
- the RAVER2 gene encoding ribonucleoprotein PTB-binding 2 isoform X1, with product MDSSSFKTLPLHLEEIHDLFKDYEIKYCYVDRNKRTAFVTLLNGEQAQSAIRKFHQYSLRGKEISVQLQPTDALLCITNLPLSLRIEEFEELVRAYGNVERCFLVYSELTGHSKGYGFVEYMKKDSAAKARLELLGKQLEESTLFAQWMDVNQLTTNLIHSKCLCVDKLQKDCADSKELIQAFSLKYKPVFCQFAQDEDGGSGDFAVVEYETAEQAESVRGAMDGVSINGKRVQVSFCAPGAPGRSTLAALIAAQRMMRNNRKGLLPEPNPVQIMKSFNNPAMLQMLLQPQLRGHTVKPVLGASAGLPHLINSAVGSPFLQLNKVHQSSILGSTSNLLLQSPAHLPLPQQQLLKMENMQANSKPGLLGEPPTMLLQTVLGIGVMPAVSSGLATRGEALKSAAAGMGMLPFFPNQHIVGQALPGPNNASDKAAAEAVPGAQPFPQALPSLPAGALRAGHSKPPSQLKNSDSNLGTPLKKQTSLLGEPPKEIRLSTNPYLNLASVLPGICLPAAIASKASSPPQQTSLPNNVMDAAVSQGTASQHAMENYFSYSQQPGEYPQEAVQQWYQHYAQAHHSTQARVDGFENEASEESPGGSFPDYSTCLQVVPALLSGAQGSQPGLQPPAANPLKKVAPKRSSSYLMSSPEPGSVEFPAPGGAVRYSESSLKKKRVY from the exons GAAATCCACGACTTGTTTAAAGATTATGAAATCAAATATTGTTACGTGGACAGGAATAAAAGAACAG CTTTTGTCACCCTGTTAAACGGGGAGCAGGCCCAGAGCGCCATCCGGAAGTTCCACCAGTATTCCCTCCGTGGGAAGGAGATCTCCGTGCAGCTCCAGCCAACGGATGCTCTGCTGTGCATCACCAACCTGCCCCTTTCCCTCAGGATAGAGGAGTTTGAGGAACTGGTGCGTGCCTATGGCAACGTGGAGAGGTGTTTCCTGGTCTACAGCGAGCTCACCGGCCATTCCAAGGGCTATGGATTCGTGGAATACATGAAGAAGGACTCTGctgccaaggccaggctggaactCCTGGgcaagcagctggaggagagcacTCTGTTTGCACAGTGGATGGATGTGAACCAGCTGACCACAAACCTTATTCACTCCAAGTGCCTTTGTGTGGATAAATTACAAAAAGACTGCGCTGATTCGAAAGAACTGATCCAGGCTTTCTCCCTGAAGTACAAACCTGTCTTCTGCCAG TTTGCCCAGGATGAGGACGGCGGCAGCGGGGACTTCGCCGTGGTGGAGTACGAGACCGCGGAGCAGGCGGAGAGCGTGCGAGGGGCCATGGATGGGGTGTCCATCAACGGCAAGAGGGTGCAGGTGTCCTTTTGTGCCCCTGGAGCACCAGGCAGGAGCACCTTGGCAGCTCTGATAGCAGCACAAAGGATG ATGAGGAACAATAGGAAGGGCTTGCTTCCAGAGCCAAATCCAGTGCAGATCATGAAGAGTTTCAATAATCCAGCAatgctgcagatgctgctgcagccccagttGCGTGGCCACACTGTTAAACCTG TTCTTGGAGCATCTGCAGGTTTACCTCACCTCATAAATTCAGCAGTGGGCTCACCTTTTTTGCAGCTGAATAAAGTTCATCAG AGCTCAATTCTGGGGAGCACCTccaacctgctgctgcagagccctgctcacctgcccctgccccagcagcagctcctgaagatGGAAAACATGCAGGCAAACAGT aAACCAGGTTTGCTGGGAGAACCTCCAACAATGCTCCTGCAGACAGTACTGGGGATAGGGGTGATGCCAGCAGTGAGCTCAGGCCTGGCAACACGAGGAGAAGCTCTCAAGT cagcagcagcagggatgggcatGCTGCCATTCTTCCCAAATCAGCACATTGTTGGACAAGCTCTTCCCGGGCCAAACAATGCTTCAGACAAAGCCGCAGCCGAGGCCGTGCCGGGAGCGCAGCCCTTCCCTCAGGCCCTGCCCAGCCTTCCCGCCGGAGCTCTGCGGGCTGGCCACTCCAAACCACCCAGCCAGCTCAAAAACTCCGACTCAAACCTGGGG ACTCCCTTGAAGAAACAGACTTCTCTGCTTGGGGAACCCCCAAAAGAAATTCGGCTGAGCACCAACCCCTACTTGAATTTGGCAAGTGTTTTGCCTGGCATCTGTCTGCCAG CAGCAATTGCCAGCAAAGCCTCCAGTCCTCCACAGCAGACCAGCCTTCCAAACAATGTCATGGATGCTGCTGTGTCTCAGGGAACTGCATCACAACATgcaatggaaaattatttcagttactcccagcagcctggggaatACCCACAG GAGGCTGTCCAGCAGTGGTACCAACATTATGCTCAGGCACATCACTCTACCCAGGCCAGAGTGGATGGCTTTGAAAATGAAGCCTCTGAG GAATCTCCAGGTGGATCTTTCCCAGACTACAGCACCTGCCTGCAGGTGGTGCCTGCCCTTTTGAGTGGAGCCCAGGGATCCCAGCCGGGCTTGCAGCCTCCTGCAGCAAACCCCTTAAAGAAG GTGGCCCCGAAGCGCAGCTCCTCGTACCTCATGTCCTCCCCCGAGCCCGGCTCCGTGGAATTCCCGGCTCCCGGCGGGGCCGTGCGCTACTCGGAATCCTCCCTCAAGAAGAAGCGCGTGTATTGA
- the RAVER2 gene encoding ribonucleoprotein PTB-binding 2 isoform X6, which produces MDSSSFKTLPLHLEEIHDLFKDYEIKYCYVDRNKRTAFVTLLNGEQAQSAIRKFHQYSLRGKEISVQLQPTDALLCITNLPLSLRIEEFEELVRAYGNVERCFLVYSELTGHSKGYGFVEYMKKDSAAKARLELLGKQLEESTLFAQWMDVNQLTTNLIHSKCLCVDKLQKDCADSKELIQAFSLKYKPVFCQFAQDEDGGSGDFAVVEYETAEQAESVRGAMDGVSINGKRVQVSFCAPGAPGRSTLAALIAAQRMMRNNRKGLLPEPNPVQIMKSFNNPAMLQMLLQPQLRGHTVKPVLGASAGLPHLINSAVGSPFLQLNKVHQSSILGSTSNLLLQSPAHLPLPQQQLLKMENMQANSKPGLLGEPPTMLLQTVLGIGVMPAVSSGLATRGEALKSAAAGMGMLPFFPNQHIVGQALPGPNNASDKAAAEAVPGAQPFPQALPSLPAGALRAGHSKPPSQLKNSDSNLGTPLKKQTSLLGEPPKEIRLSTNPYLNLASVLPGICLPAIASKASSPPQQTSLPNNVMDAAVSQGTASQHAMENYFSYSQQPGEYPQVAPKRSSSYLMSSPEPGSVEFPAPGGAVRYSESSLKKKRVY; this is translated from the exons GAAATCCACGACTTGTTTAAAGATTATGAAATCAAATATTGTTACGTGGACAGGAATAAAAGAACAG CTTTTGTCACCCTGTTAAACGGGGAGCAGGCCCAGAGCGCCATCCGGAAGTTCCACCAGTATTCCCTCCGTGGGAAGGAGATCTCCGTGCAGCTCCAGCCAACGGATGCTCTGCTGTGCATCACCAACCTGCCCCTTTCCCTCAGGATAGAGGAGTTTGAGGAACTGGTGCGTGCCTATGGCAACGTGGAGAGGTGTTTCCTGGTCTACAGCGAGCTCACCGGCCATTCCAAGGGCTATGGATTCGTGGAATACATGAAGAAGGACTCTGctgccaaggccaggctggaactCCTGGgcaagcagctggaggagagcacTCTGTTTGCACAGTGGATGGATGTGAACCAGCTGACCACAAACCTTATTCACTCCAAGTGCCTTTGTGTGGATAAATTACAAAAAGACTGCGCTGATTCGAAAGAACTGATCCAGGCTTTCTCCCTGAAGTACAAACCTGTCTTCTGCCAG TTTGCCCAGGATGAGGACGGCGGCAGCGGGGACTTCGCCGTGGTGGAGTACGAGACCGCGGAGCAGGCGGAGAGCGTGCGAGGGGCCATGGATGGGGTGTCCATCAACGGCAAGAGGGTGCAGGTGTCCTTTTGTGCCCCTGGAGCACCAGGCAGGAGCACCTTGGCAGCTCTGATAGCAGCACAAAGGATG ATGAGGAACAATAGGAAGGGCTTGCTTCCAGAGCCAAATCCAGTGCAGATCATGAAGAGTTTCAATAATCCAGCAatgctgcagatgctgctgcagccccagttGCGTGGCCACACTGTTAAACCTG TTCTTGGAGCATCTGCAGGTTTACCTCACCTCATAAATTCAGCAGTGGGCTCACCTTTTTTGCAGCTGAATAAAGTTCATCAG AGCTCAATTCTGGGGAGCACCTccaacctgctgctgcagagccctgctcacctgcccctgccccagcagcagctcctgaagatGGAAAACATGCAGGCAAACAGT aAACCAGGTTTGCTGGGAGAACCTCCAACAATGCTCCTGCAGACAGTACTGGGGATAGGGGTGATGCCAGCAGTGAGCTCAGGCCTGGCAACACGAGGAGAAGCTCTCAAGT cagcagcagcagggatgggcatGCTGCCATTCTTCCCAAATCAGCACATTGTTGGACAAGCTCTTCCCGGGCCAAACAATGCTTCAGACAAAGCCGCAGCCGAGGCCGTGCCGGGAGCGCAGCCCTTCCCTCAGGCCCTGCCCAGCCTTCCCGCCGGAGCTCTGCGGGCTGGCCACTCCAAACCACCCAGCCAGCTCAAAAACTCCGACTCAAACCTGGGG ACTCCCTTGAAGAAACAGACTTCTCTGCTTGGGGAACCCCCAAAAGAAATTCGGCTGAGCACCAACCCCTACTTGAATTTGGCAAGTGTTTTGCCTGGCATCTGTCTGCCAG CAATTGCCAGCAAAGCCTCCAGTCCTCCACAGCAGACCAGCCTTCCAAACAATGTCATGGATGCTGCTGTGTCTCAGGGAACTGCATCACAACATgcaatggaaaattatttcagttactcccagcagcctggggaatACCCACAG GTGGCCCCGAAGCGCAGCTCCTCGTACCTCATGTCCTCCCCCGAGCCCGGCTCCGTGGAATTCCCGGCTCCCGGCGGGGCCGTGCGCTACTCGGAATCCTCCCTCAAGAAGAAGCGCGTGTATTGA